From a region of the Streptacidiphilus albus JL83 genome:
- a CDS encoding MDR family MFS transporter, giving the protein MAATPAKPAAEKLDPAVVKTALILIVGGMAVVFDTTIVSVALHTLSAKLDASVSTIQWVTTGYLLALGIAVPLSTWGLQRFGGKRLWIFSLAVFLLGSVGSSLAWNVDSLIGWRVVQGLGGGLMLPLMSTLIFQAAGGRSLGRLVTYVALPALLGPVLGPVIGGAILTHLSWRFMFWVNVPFCVVGILLAWRHLNVDEPARPGPAAAGRRLDVPGLLLIAPGTSVVLLGLANAGTAGGFGHPDVIIPLVVGAALLAAFAGYALRTSSPLVEVRLLAKRSVGSSSAVLFFSGFSLYGAMLLLPLFYQEVRGTTALAAGVMLVPQGMGTLLSRTIAGSRIDRFGSRAIALVGFAVVVAATVPFAMAGPHTNAWLLALWMVIRGFGLGAVTMPVMVAGYIGLDKQQIPHSSVLTRTAQQIGGSFGTAVLAVILESAVAAHPASLADAFHVAFWWSVGFSAIAVLLCLWLPGVQPAARADRDNDPARRADSVKA; this is encoded by the coding sequence GTGGCAGCGACACCAGCGAAGCCCGCAGCCGAGAAGCTGGACCCGGCAGTGGTCAAGACCGCTCTGATCCTCATCGTCGGCGGCATGGCCGTCGTCTTCGACACCACGATCGTCAGCGTCGCCCTGCACACGCTCTCGGCGAAGCTGGACGCCTCGGTCAGCACGATCCAGTGGGTCACCACCGGCTACCTGCTGGCACTCGGCATCGCGGTGCCGCTCAGCACGTGGGGCCTGCAGCGGTTCGGCGGCAAGCGGCTGTGGATCTTCTCCCTCGCCGTCTTCCTCCTCGGCTCGGTCGGCTCCAGCCTCGCCTGGAACGTCGACTCGCTCATCGGCTGGCGGGTGGTGCAGGGCCTCGGCGGCGGCCTCATGCTCCCGCTGATGAGCACGCTCATCTTCCAGGCCGCCGGCGGCAGGTCGCTCGGGCGGCTCGTGACCTACGTCGCGCTGCCGGCGCTGCTCGGCCCGGTCCTGGGCCCGGTGATCGGCGGTGCCATTCTGACGCACCTGAGTTGGCGGTTCATGTTCTGGGTGAACGTGCCGTTCTGCGTCGTCGGCATCCTGCTCGCCTGGCGTCACCTGAACGTCGACGAACCCGCCCGCCCGGGCCCTGCGGCCGCCGGGCGGAGGCTCGACGTACCGGGACTGCTCCTGATCGCGCCGGGCACCTCGGTCGTCCTGCTCGGCCTGGCCAACGCGGGCACCGCCGGCGGGTTCGGCCACCCGGACGTGATCATCCCGCTCGTGGTCGGCGCCGCGCTGCTCGCGGCCTTCGCCGGCTACGCGCTGCGCACCAGCAGCCCCCTGGTCGAGGTCCGGCTGCTGGCCAAGCGGTCGGTCGGCTCCTCCAGCGCGGTGCTGTTCTTCTCCGGCTTCTCGCTGTACGGAGCGATGCTCCTGCTGCCGCTGTTCTACCAGGAGGTGCGCGGCACCACCGCGCTCGCCGCCGGAGTCATGCTCGTTCCGCAGGGGATGGGCACCCTCCTGTCCCGCACGATCGCCGGCAGCAGGATCGACCGGTTCGGCTCGCGCGCCATCGCGCTGGTCGGTTTCGCCGTCGTCGTGGCGGCGACCGTCCCGTTCGCCATGGCCGGACCGCACACCAACGCCTGGCTGCTCGCGCTGTGGATGGTCATCCGAGGCTTCGGACTCGGGGCGGTGACCATGCCGGTGATGGTCGCCGGCTACATCGGCCTGGACAAGCAGCAGATCCCGCACTCCAGCGTGCTCACCAGGACCGCACAGCAGATCGGCGGCTCGTTCGGCACCGCCGTCCTGGCGGTGATCCTCGAAAGCGCCGTCGCCGCGCACCCGGCCTCACTGGCGGACGCCTTCCACGTGGCGTTCTGGTGGTCCGTGGGCTTCTCCGCCATCGCCGTGCTGCTCTGCCTGTGGCTCCCCGGCGTCCAACCGGCGGCCCGGGCCGATCGCGACAACGACCCTGCCCGGCGCGCCGATTCCGTCAAGGCCTGA
- a CDS encoding APC family permease: MTSHATGDRASSQEHRFRRHLGFWQLTAIAFGGVIGSGWLLSPMHAAAAAGPASMITWVVGGGALVLIALVMVELGATMPEAGGLVRWPLHTSGRLVATLVGIGIWIAYATNPPSESAAMLQYMSKYVPGLFSGGRLTPVGVLLGLGFMAVFVAVNWFGVKLFAHVNLGITIAKFAVPALTVVMLLATGFHARNITGTGHGGFAPYGYAAPLSAIATAGVIYAYTGFQGPIDLAAEARNPRRDIPRAVLTALLLSMVVYLALQLAFLGAVPGADLIHGWNGIDFNSPFAELATSLNLTWLSWILYGDAIASPAGSAMVFTAETSREVYALGRNRLLPEAVATVHQGSGVPRRALLLNFVVGAAFLLPFGNWQSIVAATSVLGLFAYSVSLVSEASVRRADPARMANWVHGTRFLAPAGFVIATLIFYWAGWHELRIALPLLLIAVLVYVYQQIRHDQDRNDLANGAWLVVYLVALLVLSLIGSFGGHHVIPAPWDSVVVAVVALGAYALGLNGAARHLATHPLPPPHTDTEPEAPAPGEE, translated from the coding sequence ATGACAAGCCACGCCACCGGTGACCGTGCCTCGTCGCAGGAGCACCGGTTCCGCCGCCATCTCGGTTTCTGGCAACTCACCGCCATCGCCTTCGGCGGGGTGATCGGCTCGGGCTGGCTGCTCAGCCCGATGCACGCCGCCGCCGCGGCCGGCCCCGCCTCGATGATCACCTGGGTGGTCGGCGGCGGCGCGCTGGTCCTGATCGCGCTGGTCATGGTGGAGTTGGGCGCCACCATGCCGGAGGCCGGCGGACTGGTCCGCTGGCCGCTGCACACCTCGGGACGCCTGGTGGCGACCCTGGTGGGCATCGGTATCTGGATCGCCTACGCCACCAACCCGCCCAGCGAGTCGGCCGCGATGCTCCAGTACATGAGCAAGTACGTCCCCGGCCTGTTCAGCGGCGGCCGGCTGACCCCGGTCGGCGTGCTACTGGGGCTCGGGTTCATGGCCGTCTTCGTCGCCGTCAACTGGTTCGGCGTCAAGCTGTTCGCGCACGTCAACCTCGGCATCACCATCGCCAAGTTCGCGGTGCCGGCGCTCACCGTGGTGATGCTGCTGGCCACCGGCTTCCACGCGCGCAACATCACCGGGACCGGGCACGGGGGCTTCGCCCCCTACGGCTATGCCGCCCCGCTCTCCGCCATCGCCACCGCGGGCGTGATCTACGCCTACACCGGCTTCCAGGGGCCGATCGACCTGGCCGCCGAGGCCCGGAACCCGCGCCGGGACATACCCCGCGCCGTGCTGACCGCGCTGCTGCTGTCCATGGTGGTCTACCTCGCCCTGCAGCTGGCCTTCCTGGGGGCGGTGCCCGGTGCGGACCTGATCCACGGCTGGAACGGCATCGACTTCAACTCCCCCTTCGCCGAGTTGGCGACCTCGCTCAACCTCACCTGGCTGAGCTGGATCCTGTACGGCGACGCCATCGCCTCACCGGCCGGCTCGGCGATGGTCTTCACTGCCGAGACCAGCCGCGAGGTCTACGCGCTGGGCCGCAACCGGCTGCTGCCCGAGGCCGTCGCGACCGTGCATCAGGGCTCCGGAGTGCCGCGCCGGGCCCTGCTGCTGAACTTCGTCGTGGGTGCGGCCTTCCTGCTGCCCTTCGGCAACTGGCAGTCCATCGTGGCCGCCACCAGCGTGCTGGGGCTGTTCGCCTACTCCGTCAGCCTGGTCTCCGAGGCCTCGGTCCGCCGCGCCGACCCGGCGCGGATGGCGAACTGGGTGCACGGGACCCGGTTCCTGGCGCCGGCGGGCTTCGTCATCGCCACGCTGATCTTCTACTGGGCCGGCTGGCACGAACTGCGGATCGCCCTGCCGCTGCTGCTGATCGCCGTACTGGTGTACGTCTACCAGCAGATCCGGCACGACCAGGACCGCAACGACCTGGCCAACGGGGCCTGGCTGGTGGTCTACCTGGTGGCCCTGCTGGTGCTCTCGCTGATCGGCAGCTTCGGCGGCCACCATGTCATCCCGGCCCCGTGGGACTCCGTCGTGGTCGCGGTGGTCGCCCTCGGCGCCTACGCCCTGGGGCTGAACGGCGCGGCCCGGCACCTGGCGACCCACCCGCTCCCGCCGCCGCACACCGACACGGAACCGGAGGCCCCCGCCCCCGGGGAGGAGTAG
- a CDS encoding ParB/RepB/Spo0J family partition protein, which produces MLAEAPAPLPPIVVHRPTMRIVDGVHRLQAAVLRGEESIEVRYVDGSAEDAFVLAVRLNAEHGMPLSRQDRVAAAERIISSHAHWSDRRIAEVTGLSPVTVSGVRKNSTTQVEQLHARTGRDGRSRPVNSAAGRRRAVQVIAARPDASLREIAQEAGIAPATARDVRRRISEGKDPVPAKLREAAASAEEPTGGRRADDRGRRSRPAAATEHGRSRSCSRAPDSSRTCARIPPCASPRRAGRCCNCSRPTPSTTRSGVG; this is translated from the coding sequence ATGCTGGCCGAGGCGCCGGCTCCGCTGCCACCGATCGTCGTCCACCGACCGACCATGCGGATCGTCGACGGCGTGCACCGACTGCAGGCGGCCGTGCTGCGGGGCGAGGAGTCCATCGAGGTCCGGTACGTGGACGGCTCGGCCGAGGACGCCTTCGTCCTGGCCGTGCGGCTCAACGCCGAACACGGCATGCCGCTGTCGCGCCAGGACCGGGTCGCTGCGGCCGAACGCATCATCAGCAGCCATGCCCACTGGTCGGACCGGCGCATCGCCGAGGTGACCGGTCTGTCTCCGGTCACCGTCTCCGGGGTCCGGAAGAACTCCACCACCCAGGTCGAGCAGCTGCACGCCCGCACCGGACGCGACGGGCGCTCCCGGCCGGTCAACAGCGCCGCCGGCCGCCGCCGCGCGGTCCAGGTCATCGCCGCACGTCCGGACGCCTCGCTGCGCGAGATCGCGCAGGAGGCGGGGATCGCCCCGGCAACCGCCCGGGACGTCCGCCGGCGCATCAGCGAGGGCAAGGACCCGGTCCCGGCCAAGCTGCGCGAGGCCGCCGCGTCGGCCGAGGAGCCGACGGGCGGGCGCAGGGCGGACGACCGGGGCCGGCGCAGCAGGCCGGCCGCGGCGACCGAGCACGGACGGAGCCGGTCATGCTCTCGGGCGCCGGACAGTTCGCGAACCTGCGCAAGGATCCCGCCCTGCGCTTCTCCGAGGCGGGCCGGGCGCTGCTGCAACTGCTCGCGACCAACGCCCTCGACGACGAGAAGTGGCGTTGGCTGA
- a CDS encoding amidase → MELSFQTAERLVAALRAGEVSSAELTDEAIARIERDDRTVNAICVPDFDRARAAARAADRARARGEDRPLLGIPVTVKECYDVAGLPTTWGMPQHRDHRPAEDAVQVARLRGAGAVILGKTNVPLGLQDIQSFNEIYGTTTNPWDPARTSGGSSGGSAAALASGFGALSIGSDIAGSLRTPAHFCGVYAHKPSLGLAANRGMVPPHAPALPVDLDLAVVGPMARSARDLTLLLDVMAGPDPLTHGVAYALNLPPARHQRLRDFRVLVLDEHPLIPTGAAVRAGVDRVADALAAGGARVERHSPLLPDLVEAASIYTQLLFSGSTAHFPVEAQEQLRTRAAALGPDDRSLDAARLRGMVLSHLDWIAVNNGRELHRHRWRQLFAGFDAVVCPVTPTPAFPHDHNPNPLERRIDIDGVGYPYFDQLVWAGLPTMPGLPATAVPTGRSPEGLPVGVQIVGPMFEDRTPLRLAELLEQEIGGFAAAGVPRA, encoded by the coding sequence ATGGAACTGAGCTTTCAGACAGCAGAACGACTCGTGGCTGCCCTGCGGGCCGGTGAGGTGTCCTCGGCGGAACTGACCGACGAGGCCATCGCCCGGATCGAACGGGACGACAGGACGGTCAACGCGATCTGCGTGCCGGACTTCGACCGGGCCCGGGCCGCCGCGCGCGCCGCCGACCGGGCGCGGGCCCGTGGTGAGGACCGGCCGCTGCTCGGCATTCCGGTGACGGTCAAGGAGTGCTACGACGTCGCCGGGCTGCCCACGACCTGGGGCATGCCGCAGCACCGGGACCACCGGCCGGCCGAGGACGCGGTGCAGGTGGCGCGGCTCCGGGGCGCGGGCGCGGTGATCCTCGGCAAGACCAACGTGCCCTTGGGACTGCAGGACATCCAGAGCTTCAACGAGATCTACGGGACCACCACCAACCCGTGGGACCCCGCCCGCACCTCGGGTGGGTCCTCCGGCGGCTCGGCGGCGGCCCTGGCGTCCGGATTCGGCGCGCTGTCCATCGGCTCCGACATCGCCGGTTCGCTGCGCACCCCGGCACACTTCTGCGGTGTCTACGCCCACAAGCCGTCACTCGGCCTTGCCGCGAACCGGGGCATGGTCCCGCCGCACGCCCCGGCGCTGCCGGTCGACCTCGACCTCGCGGTCGTCGGCCCGATGGCGCGCAGCGCCCGCGACCTCACCTTGCTGCTGGACGTCATGGCCGGACCGGACCCGCTGACGCACGGCGTGGCGTACGCCTTGAACCTGCCGCCGGCGCGCCACCAGCGGCTAAGGGACTTCCGGGTCCTGGTCCTCGACGAGCATCCGCTCATTCCGACCGGGGCCGCCGTGCGGGCGGGTGTGGACCGGGTCGCCGACGCGCTTGCCGCCGGCGGCGCCCGCGTTGAACGGCACAGTCCGCTGCTGCCCGATCTGGTCGAAGCCGCTTCGATCTACACCCAACTGCTGTTCTCCGGCTCCACCGCACACTTTCCCGTCGAGGCGCAGGAGCAGCTGCGGACCCGCGCGGCCGCCCTCGGCCCGGACGACCGGAGCCTCGACGCGGCGCGGCTGCGCGGCATGGTGCTCAGCCACCTCGACTGGATCGCGGTGAACAACGGCCGCGAACTCCACCGCCACCGCTGGCGGCAGCTCTTCGCCGGGTTCGACGCCGTGGTGTGTCCGGTCACGCCCACTCCCGCGTTCCCGCACGACCACAACCCCAATCCGCTGGAGCGCCGGATCGACATCGACGGCGTCGGGTACCCGTACTTCGACCAGCTCGTCTGGGCCGGTCTGCCCACCATGCCCGGCCTGCCCGCCACCGCCGTACCGACGGGCCGGTCCCCCGAGGGTCTGCCGGTGGGGGTGCAGATCGTCGGCCCGATGTTCGAGGACCGCACCCCGCTGCGGCTGGCCGAACTGCTGGAGCAGGAGATCGGCGGATTTGCAGCTGCCGGGGTTCCGCGGGCCTGA
- a CDS encoding TetR/AcrR family transcriptional regulator, translating into MTEQAQRTRQRRRGEELEAALLDAAWQDLVEVGFARLTMESVAARARTGVAVLYRRWPNKDDLVLAAIRHYGTTHPVDIPDTGDLRDDLIALLNNTSGLRVGFATIVSATFSGLLASTGLTPAEVREKIMADRPLSSDQIFVRAHQRGEIDLDRIPPAVLAMPFDLMRHEMLMTYKPIPPERVLAIVDDLFMPLVAAHRP; encoded by the coding sequence ATGACGGAGCAGGCACAACGGACCCGGCAACGGCGGCGCGGGGAGGAACTGGAGGCCGCGCTGCTGGACGCCGCGTGGCAGGACCTCGTCGAGGTCGGCTTCGCCAGACTGACCATGGAGTCGGTCGCGGCCCGCGCGAGGACGGGCGTGGCGGTGCTGTACCGCCGCTGGCCCAACAAGGACGACCTGGTGCTCGCGGCCATCCGCCACTACGGCACGACGCACCCCGTCGACATCCCCGACACCGGCGACCTGCGCGACGACCTGATCGCGCTGCTCAACAACACCAGCGGCCTGCGGGTCGGCTTCGCCACCATCGTCAGCGCCACCTTCTCGGGCCTGCTGGCCAGCACCGGCCTGACCCCGGCCGAGGTCCGCGAGAAGATCATGGCCGACCGTCCGCTGTCGTCGGACCAGATCTTCGTCCGGGCGCACCAGCGTGGCGAGATCGACCTCGACCGCATCCCCCCGGCCGTCCTGGCCATGCCGTTCGACCTGATGCGCCACGAGATGCTGATGACCTACAAGCCGATCCCCCCGGAGCGGGTCCTCGCGATCGTGGACGACCTCTTCATGCCCCTCGTCGCCGCCCATCGCCCCTAG
- a CDS encoding M20 family metallopeptidase gives MRNNLVARAAEQVDSVVQLARELIQRPSRGGIDGYGPVLAVLESWLTGRSLPHRRLHDEAGQLVGLLVEITGGRPGPWWTLDACLDTAPFGDERAWSFPPTIGDVTEGWLRGRGAADSKLAASVFCHIAADLLSNAGSLKGGLAVLLDVDEHTGGFGGARAYLADPSAQRPAGVMIGYPGLDEVVVGGRGLWRAVVSVHAPAGHSGSSRTVVSAISRAARLVQLLDQAGLPGLPGERVAFPLPAKLSVTAIRAGEGFSVTADRCELNVDVRTTPGFDAEAAATLVSKAAAELDAELPGPAPTVVTPVACWPAFQLRPDEQPAAALIAAANAMGLAVRAKVAGPSNIGNLLAGEDGGIPATAGFGVPYEGLHGIDERAGLAELPQVYAVYHQAVLDLLDAP, from the coding sequence GTGAGGAACAACCTGGTGGCCCGGGCCGCCGAGCAGGTGGATTCGGTCGTCCAGCTGGCCCGGGAGCTGATCCAGCGGCCGAGCCGCGGCGGGATCGACGGCTACGGGCCCGTCCTGGCCGTCCTGGAGTCCTGGCTGACTGGTCGTTCGCTGCCGCACCGGCGTCTGCACGATGAAGCGGGGCAGCTCGTCGGCCTGCTCGTCGAGATCACCGGTGGCCGACCCGGCCCGTGGTGGACCCTCGACGCCTGCCTCGACACCGCGCCCTTCGGCGACGAGAGAGCCTGGTCCTTCCCGCCCACGATCGGCGACGTGACCGAAGGGTGGCTGAGGGGCAGAGGCGCAGCCGACTCGAAGCTGGCCGCCTCCGTGTTCTGTCACATCGCCGCTGACCTGCTCAGTAACGCCGGCAGTTTGAAGGGTGGCCTGGCGGTGCTGCTGGACGTGGACGAGCACACCGGCGGCTTCGGCGGCGCTCGCGCCTACCTCGCCGATCCGAGCGCCCAGCGCCCGGCCGGGGTGATGATCGGCTATCCCGGGTTGGACGAGGTCGTCGTCGGCGGGCGCGGCCTGTGGCGGGCGGTGGTCTCGGTGCACGCCCCGGCCGGGCACTCCGGATCCAGTCGCACGGTGGTCAGCGCGATCTCCCGCGCCGCCCGCCTGGTCCAGTTGCTGGACCAGGCGGGCCTGCCGGGCCTGCCGGGCGAGAGGGTGGCCTTCCCGCTGCCGGCCAAGCTGAGCGTCACCGCCATCCGGGCCGGCGAGGGATTCTCCGTCACTGCAGACCGGTGTGAGCTGAACGTGGACGTGCGCACCACGCCCGGCTTCGATGCCGAGGCCGCCGCCACCCTGGTCAGCAAGGCCGCCGCCGAACTCGACGCCGAACTCCCAGGACCTGCACCCACCGTGGTGACCCCGGTCGCCTGTTGGCCCGCGTTCCAACTGCGGCCCGACGAACAGCCTGCGGCTGCCTTGATCGCTGCGGCGAACGCGATGGGCCTGGCGGTGCGCGCGAAGGTCGCCGGACCGTCGAACATCGGCAACCTGCTGGCCGGTGAAGACGGCGGCATTCCGGCTACCGCCGGATTCGGCGTGCCCTACGAGGGCCTGCACGGCATCGACGAGCGTGCCGGCCTGGCCGAGCTGCCCCAGGTGTACGCGGTCTACCACCAAGCTGTCCTCGACCTCCTGGACGCGCCCTGA
- a CDS encoding XRE family transcriptional regulator, with the protein MARNLTLEEAAEQLNKITGGGTDASLLSAWESGRKRTGIRNRAGLCTLYGHSSAILFAHQDGLDRVSALEATGTEVVVRVLARYTDLVAAMAEVVAGAREQLVVTGSRSREGVYLAAIEKVVAEQPDLVHYRVLYGPPRHRALTDHLVRLLKLRDPLERRNGVKTLHIGMVESPSAMERFFVASESSAVVPLPSFHGAEGFDCGVLLGREAAVGLVQHGREACASARQVGTMEAVQALPLRQGGR; encoded by the coding sequence TTGGCTCGAAATCTGACGCTGGAGGAGGCTGCCGAGCAACTCAACAAAATCACGGGCGGTGGCACCGACGCGAGCCTGCTCAGTGCTTGGGAATCCGGCCGGAAGCGCACCGGGATCAGGAACCGTGCGGGACTGTGCACGTTGTACGGCCATTCGTCGGCAATCCTGTTCGCCCACCAGGACGGGCTCGACCGCGTCAGCGCGCTGGAGGCGACGGGGACCGAGGTCGTCGTCCGGGTGCTGGCGAGGTACACCGATCTTGTCGCCGCGATGGCCGAAGTGGTGGCGGGGGCGCGGGAGCAGCTGGTGGTCACAGGAAGCCGCAGCCGGGAGGGGGTGTATCTCGCCGCCATCGAGAAGGTGGTGGCCGAGCAGCCGGACCTGGTGCACTATCGCGTGCTCTACGGTCCTCCTCGTCACCGAGCCCTGACGGACCACCTGGTGCGGCTGCTGAAGCTGCGTGATCCGCTGGAGCGCCGCAACGGGGTCAAGACGCTCCACATTGGCATGGTGGAGTCGCCGTCGGCGATGGAGCGGTTCTTCGTGGCCTCCGAGAGCAGTGCTGTCGTGCCGCTGCCGAGCTTCCACGGCGCCGAGGGGTTCGACTGCGGTGTTCTGCTGGGCCGTGAGGCTGCGGTGGGTCTGGTGCAGCATGGCCGGGAAGCCTGCGCGTCGGCCCGGCAGGTGGGGACGATGGAGGCCGTGCAAGCGCTGCCGCTGCGGCAGGGCGGACGCTGA
- a CDS encoding alkaline phosphatase family protein, whose translation MQRSPERPGRRPLVSRIGWPLALAASALVAAAVAFQPHGSDPQVKLAASTVPTPSHVVVVMEENHSFSDIIGNTADAPYINSLASQGASMTSYYGITHPSDPNYLALYAGSTFGLTADECPLAEGNTANLGSELLGAGDTFVGYSEGLPSTGSQTCSSGEYASKHSPWVNFTNVPAADQQPFSAFPSSSNYASLPTLSFVIPNLDDDMHDGTIQEGDTWLQNSLSSYATWAKTHNSLLVVTWDEDDYTESNQVPAIIVGQGVTPGTYDETVNHYNLLATLEAMYGLGQVGGSAGLSPITDIWSGGSTGTANTVTVTNPGARTATVGTAASLQLGATDSASGQTLTYTASGLPAGLSISSSGLISGTPTTSGTDDVIVTATDTSGATGSAAFAYSVNPATGADTVTLTNPGSQTGTVGAAASVQITGTDSNSGQALAYTATDLPPGLSIGSASGLISGTPTTAGSYDVTVNADDTTGATAGTTFTYTVDAATATDLSGTSVLTVSGQALDDLNYSSSSGTQMVTRSVDGNTDEDWQLSQNSDGSYALVNGSSGLCLDVKGSSTKAGAEIIQSTCTGSAAESWVFTPAAGGGYTVAAEVSGLPMTTASTAKHSPVTQQAASTSALQTWTLQ comes from the coding sequence ATGCAACGCAGTCCTGAGCGGCCCGGCCGTCGGCCTCTGGTCTCCCGGATCGGATGGCCTCTGGCACTGGCGGCTTCGGCGCTGGTCGCCGCCGCCGTCGCGTTCCAGCCGCACGGCTCTGACCCGCAGGTGAAGCTCGCCGCCAGCACCGTGCCGACGCCTTCGCACGTGGTGGTGGTGATGGAGGAGAACCACTCCTTCAGCGACATCATCGGCAACACGGCCGACGCGCCGTACATCAACAGCCTGGCGTCCCAGGGCGCGTCGATGACGAGCTACTACGGCATCACCCACCCCAGCGACCCGAACTACCTGGCCCTGTACGCCGGCAGCACCTTCGGCCTGACCGCCGACGAGTGCCCGCTGGCCGAGGGGAACACCGCCAACCTCGGCTCCGAACTCCTCGGGGCGGGCGACACCTTCGTCGGCTACTCCGAGGGCCTGCCCTCGACCGGCTCGCAGACCTGCTCCTCGGGCGAGTACGCCAGCAAGCACTCGCCCTGGGTGAACTTCACCAACGTCCCCGCCGCCGACCAGCAGCCCTTCAGCGCGTTCCCCAGCTCCTCGAACTACGCGAGCCTGCCGACGCTCTCCTTCGTCATCCCGAACCTGGACGACGACATGCACGACGGCACCATCCAGGAGGGGGACACCTGGCTCCAGAACAGCCTCTCCTCCTACGCCACCTGGGCCAAGACCCACAACAGCCTGCTCGTCGTCACCTGGGACGAGGACGACTACACCGAGAGCAACCAGGTCCCGGCGATCATCGTCGGCCAGGGCGTCACCCCCGGCACCTACGACGAGACCGTCAACCACTACAACCTGCTGGCCACCCTGGAGGCCATGTACGGCCTGGGCCAGGTCGGCGGCAGTGCCGGGCTCTCCCCGATCACCGACATCTGGAGCGGCGGCAGCACCGGCACGGCGAACACCGTCACCGTGACCAACCCCGGCGCCCGGACCGCCACCGTCGGCACCGCCGCCTCGCTCCAGCTCGGCGCCACCGACTCGGCCTCGGGCCAGACCCTGACCTACACCGCCTCGGGCCTGCCCGCCGGACTCTCGATCAGCAGCAGCGGCCTGATCTCCGGCACCCCCACCACCTCCGGCACCGATGACGTCATCGTCACCGCGACCGACACCAGCGGCGCCACCGGCTCCGCCGCCTTCGCCTACAGCGTCAACCCCGCCACCGGCGCCGACACCGTCACCCTGACCAACCCCGGCAGCCAGACCGGCACCGTCGGCGCCGCCGCGTCGGTCCAGATCACCGGCACCGACTCCAACTCCGGCCAGGCGCTGGCCTACACCGCCACCGACCTCCCGCCCGGCCTCTCCATCGGCTCGGCCAGCGGCCTGATCTCGGGCACCCCCACCACCGCCGGCAGCTACGACGTCACCGTCAACGCCGACGACACCACCGGTGCCACCGCCGGCACCACCTTCACCTACACCGTCGACGCCGCCACCGCCACGGACCTGTCCGGCACCTCCGTGCTGACGGTCTCCGGTCAGGCGCTGGACGACCTCAACTACTCCAGCAGCTCGGGCACCCAGATGGTCACCCGCTCGGTGGACGGCAACACGGACGAGGACTGGCAGCTCTCCCAGAACAGTGACGGGAGCTACGCCCTGGTGAACGGCTCGTCGGGGCTGTGCCTGGACGTCAAGGGCTCCTCCACCAAGGCCGGGGCCGAGATCATCCAGTCGACCTGCACCGGCAGTGCGGCCGAGAGCTGGGTCTTCACCCCGGCGGCCGGCGGCGGCTACACCGTCGCCGCCGAGGTCAGCGGACTCCCGATGACCACCGCCTCCACCGCCAAGCACTCCCCGGTGACCCAGCAGGCGGCCAGCACCTCCGCCCTGCAGACCTGGACGCTCCAGTAG
- a CDS encoding VOC family protein: MGTVGPPTEEGAASAWTPYFRTVDADATAGAVEQAGGSVRVPPTQVFTAGRTAGLTDPTGAEFAVWEPGDTDGLELVDRPGSVSRIELCTTDAAAAKDFYRTVLSWDTRDLTMGSGAGIAYTPAGPPGGGERTVHGDIMQLPAEHLRRGSTSEWRPYFEVEDCDATVARAQELGATAIVPAVDTPGAGRLAMLLDPFGAPFAVIAGTAVRPLSAGRARGEFPGRSRLLSRIHLCRRVRCDALRRAGHHTGPVWTVDRRSRRRGRSENSRRSTPFVLVLLEK, translated from the coding sequence GTGGGCACCGTCGGCCCGCCGACCGAGGAGGGCGCGGCCTCCGCGTGGACGCCGTACTTCCGCACCGTGGACGCCGACGCCACCGCCGGGGCCGTGGAGCAGGCAGGCGGCTCGGTCCGCGTCCCGCCGACACAGGTCTTCACCGCCGGGCGGACGGCCGGCCTCACCGACCCGACGGGCGCCGAGTTCGCCGTGTGGGAACCCGGGGACACGGACGGCCTGGAACTGGTCGACAGGCCCGGCAGCGTCAGCCGGATCGAGCTCTGCACCACCGACGCGGCGGCGGCGAAGGACTTCTACCGCACCGTCCTGTCGTGGGACACCCGGGATCTGACCATGGGCTCGGGAGCGGGAATCGCCTACACCCCCGCCGGACCCCCCGGCGGCGGCGAGCGGACCGTGCACGGCGACATCATGCAACTCCCGGCCGAGCACCTGCGACGCGGATCGACCAGCGAATGGCGCCCGTACTTCGAGGTGGAGGACTGCGACGCGACCGTGGCCAGGGCCCAGGAGCTGGGTGCCACCGCCATCGTCCCGGCCGTCGACACCCCGGGGGCGGGCCGGCTCGCGATGCTGCTCGACCCGTTCGGCGCCCCGTTCGCCGTCATTGCCGGCACCGCCGTCCGACCACTTTCCGCCGGACGCGCGCGCGGCGAATTCCCCGGTCGATCGCGCCTTCTCTCCCGCATTCACCTGTGCCGACGGGTCCGGTGTGATGCCCTGCGCCGTGCAGGGCATCACACCGGACCCGTGTGGACGGTGGATCGACGGTCACGCCGTCGTGGCAGGAGTGAGAATTCCCGTCGATCCACACCATTCGTGCTCGTACTGCTGGAGAAGTGA